The proteins below come from a single Ptychodera flava strain L36383 chromosome 6, AS_Pfla_20210202, whole genome shotgun sequence genomic window:
- the LOC139135458 gene encoding neuronal acetylcholine receptor subunit alpha-7-like isoform X1, with amino-acid sequence MQVLPLCFYVSLCHYQEHGEWELLSAEIDAFESMISHNPFEMSGAMMTLALKRRPCFGLLFTIVPFLLISCLSLFVFLIPVDSGEKMSLGITNLLTLIMFYTGVSSRVSSTADGRFPLISTFYFSAICLVLTSCLLTVLVLNIYHRKSPVPKLVHRLFFGRFGLHRFVWYVPNKGPRKCLSRGESCGSNLAKHSILLSYPSLPSSLNSTPTMQRKFGVSDNSMQAPFDLQSSMRQTLLGIERVERHLKSKEDDDDEEYTCNSWQKIAIITDQLCFITLATVGVSITVGFFTAMSCNKAHSEFL; translated from the exons atgcaagtgttgccactctgtttctatgtttctctgtgtcacTACCAAGAACACGGAGAATGGGAGTTGCTGAGCGCAGAAATCGACGCTTTCGAGAGCATGATTTCCCACAACCCGTTCGAGATGAGTGGTGCTATGATGACTCTCGCATTGAAACGCCGTCCCTGTTTCGGCTTGCTGTTCACTATTGTACCATTCCTACTAATCTCCTGCTTGAGCCTGTTCGTCTTCTTAATACCTGTTGATTCTGGAGAGAAGATGTCACTTGGAATCACCAACTTGCTGACCTTAATAATGTTTTACACAGGGGTATCAAGTAGAGTTTCTTCAACTGCCGATGGAAGATTTCCATTGATTA GTACTTTCTATTTCAGTGCAATATGTCTTGTGCTGACTTCTTGTCTGTTGACTGTCTTGGTATTGAACATATACCATCGCAAAAGTCCGGTGCCCAAGTTGGTTCATCGTCTGTTTTTCGGTCGCTTTGGGTTGCATCGCTTCGTGTGGTATGTTCCGAATAAGGGGCCCAGAAAATGCCTGAGCAGAGGGGAGTCATGTGGCTCCAACCTGGCCAAGCACAGCATACTTCTGAGTTACCCATCCCTGCCGTCTTCCTTAAACAGCACACCGACAATGCAGCGCAAGTTCGGGGTTAGCGACAATTCCATGCAGGCACCGTTCGACCTGCAGAGCAGCATGAGGCAGACTCTGCTCGGCATCGAACGCGTCGAGAGACACTTGAAGAGCAAAGAAGATGACGATGACGAAGAGTACACGTGCAACAGTTGGCAGAAAATAGCTATCATAACTGATCAGCTGTGTTTCATTACCCTGGCCACTGTCGGTGTGTCCATCACCGTCGGATTTTTCACAGCCATGAGCTGCAATAAAGCACATAGTGAATTTCTGTAG